The sequence TCCGAATAATTTCTAACCCATAAACTCGCATCACTTGTCGCACTAAGCGAGAGGCTAACCAAGCTAAGCTCAATACTAAAGCTAAGTCATTAAAGAAGCGCAAAAAATCATAGAACGCTTGATAATTCTCTAACACATTTAAAGAAAGTGCAAGTAAAATAAATGTTCCTGCAATTTGAAACAAGCCTTCAATTGGAGAAATTAATTTATCGTAAATTACGCCAAACTGCTGGGGTGCAAGACGAGTGATGACTAAACGAATCACTCGCAGTGAAGCATAACGTGCAATCATCAAGGATAAGAAAACTAAGACTAAGAAAATGGCAAAGGTCTTAGAAAACTCAATCAAAAAAGTTTGAGTTTGCTGATTAAATAACTCACTTTGTAAACTCCTCAATAGATTTTGAAAAAAACTAAAAATTATTTCCATTTGCTCACTCCTCACAGGGTAATCGGTGCATCAACATTGATCGTCCGTTCTTCTAAATCAAAACTAATTCCAAACTCTTGCAACTCACGATTAATATTTTGTCGCGCTGCATCTAAAAGCTGGCGACGTAAGTCCATAGACACTTCTCCCGATCCTAAAATAAAAAAGCTAACTTGGGCTTGAGTAATTTGCATTCCCTCTCTTTCCATAGGTTTAAATGTAATTTCAGTGCTTCGCGGATCAATGCCAAAAATTTCTTTGGTACTATTGATAATCACTTGTCGAATAAAGGCTTTTTCTGTATCGGAAATTGGCTGGGAGAAATTAATATAAATCATCGAGATCACTTTTTTCGCCCCCGTAAAGTTCTCAATATTAGTTTGGGTCAGAAAGTTATTGGGAACGACCATTAATGTTCCTTTTCCTGAGACGCGAATCCGAGTTGAACGTAACCCAATTGATTCTACTCGTCCAAATGTTCCATCAGGTAAACCAATATAATCATCGGCAACAAACGGGCGATCAACATATAAAACAATCCCCCCCAAGAGTTGTTCTAAACTTTTTTGAGCAGCAAATGCAACTGCTAAACCACCTACCCCTAAACTTGCAATTAAACCAAATAAATTAACCTCATGGGTTTGAGCGAAAACAACAATAACGACTAAAATTATACCAGCATTAACAAGGATTTTTCCCAAAAGTAATAGTTCGCTATTGATTTTCCTTTTGCTTTGAATCGCAGCATCTAATAAGTAAATATCAAAATAGCGACTGAAAATGCTAGCTCCAACCCAAGACACTAAAATGGCAACTCCTAAAGCAAGAGGAACTTCTAGCAAATGAATCCAACTCGCTTTTACAAAATACTTTAATCCTAGATCTAACACCCCTAATAAAAAAGTAAGAAATAACCAGCTTTGGAACGGTGCAAATGTTTTTTTATAAACGGTACTTGCTTGCTCAGAAAAAAGACGCTGCGTGAGAGCACTTGCAACTTTGGGAATTAGGAGTAAAACGCCCAACAGTGCAGAAATCATTAAAAATAAAACAAGACCCGCAATAATTCTTGTATCAATTTCTGTCGTTTTGGGTAAATTGCTTAAAAAGTTGGATATACTTTCCATAATTAATTAGATCAAACTCAGAGGAAACAATTACTTTTCTCTAGATTAGATTGGGCTTGGTTTTGAACCTCAATGGTAATTGTTAAGTATCAGTTCTCAATTGTCAATTGCTTGCTGAGGATTTTCCTTGCTAGTTTAAAGAAAAAAGGATCAGATCATGCAAGGAGATACGATCGCTGCTATTGCTACGCCAGTGGTTCCTCAACAAGGAAGCGTCGGGATTGTTCGTTTATCGGGAGAACAAGCCCTTTCTATTGCTAAAACATTATTTCAAGCTCCCGGAAAACAAGCATGGGACTCTCATCAGATCCTTTACGGTTATGTCCGTCACCCTGAAACCGAAAAAGTGGTTGATGAAGCGTTACTGCTGATTATGAAATCTCCCCGATCCTATACCCGCGAAGATGTGGTGGAGTTTCACTGTCATGGCGGAATGATTCCTGTGCAGCAAGTGTTACAGTTATGTTTAGAACAAGGGGCAAGATTAGCACAAGCAGGAGAATTTACCTTACGGGCGTTTCTCAACGGACGCATTGATTTAACCCAAGCCGAAAGTATAGCGGAGTTAGTCGGGGCAAAATCACCCCAAGCTGGAGAAATGGCTCTAGCTGGCTTACAGGGGAAATTAGCGCAGCCGATTCGGGATTTACGGAGTACCTGTTTAGATATTTTGGCAGAAGTAGAAGCGCGAGTGGATTTTGCAGATGAGTTACCGCCCCTTCCTGAAGAAGAGATTCAACAACAAGTGAAAGAAGTTTTAGAAAAAGTCGAATATTTCCTCGCTACTGCGGATCAAGGGGAGTTACTGCGGACAGGGGTAAAAGTTGCCATTGTCGGACGA comes from Halothece sp. PCC 7418 and encodes:
- the mnmE gene encoding tRNA uridine-5-carboxymethylaminomethyl(34) synthesis GTPase MnmE — protein: MQGDTIAAIATPVVPQQGSVGIVRLSGEQALSIAKTLFQAPGKQAWDSHQILYGYVRHPETEKVVDEALLLIMKSPRSYTREDVVEFHCHGGMIPVQQVLQLCLEQGARLAQAGEFTLRAFLNGRIDLTQAESIAELVGAKSPQAGEMALAGLQGKLAQPIRDLRSTCLDILAEVEARVDFADELPPLPEEEIQQQVKEVLEKVEYFLATADQGELLRTGVKVAIVGRPNVGKSSLLNAWSRSDRAIVTDLPGTTRDVVESNLVVSGIPVEVLDTAGIRETEDQVEKIGVARSRNAAQKADLILHTIDAQLGWTKEDDLIYEQVKHRPLILVINKTDLTPASTVQYPETIQVTVATAVARSQGIENLERAILNLVQTGNLNAANSDFAINQRQAAALTRAKTSLQHVLETIDQQLPFDFWTIDLRSAIQALGEITGEEVTESMLDRIFSRFCIGK
- a CDS encoding mechanosensitive ion channel family protein — protein: MESISNFLSNLPKTTEIDTRIIAGLVLFLMISALLGVLLLIPKVASALTQRLFSEQASTVYKKTFAPFQSWLFLTFLLGVLDLGLKYFVKASWIHLLEVPLALGVAILVSWVGASIFSRYFDIYLLDAAIQSKRKINSELLLLGKILVNAGIILVVIVVFAQTHEVNLFGLIASLGVGGLAVAFAAQKSLEQLLGGIVLYVDRPFVADDYIGLPDGTFGRVESIGLRSTRIRVSGKGTLMVVPNNFLTQTNIENFTGAKKVISMIYINFSQPISDTEKAFIRQVIINSTKEIFGIDPRSTEITFKPMEREGMQITQAQVSFFILGSGEVSMDLRRQLLDAARQNINRELQEFGISFDLEERTINVDAPITL